Part of the Bacteriovorax stolpii genome, ACAATTTCGTATCTCGCGCCACCAGTTGTTGCTGGTGCAGCAGCTTTGGCCGCCGGTGCTGGAGCTGGGGCCGCTGCAGGCGCAGAAGCTGCTGCCGCTTTCGGAGCTGAAGCTGTTGCGCCTGGAGCATCATCGACAACAGCGATGAGCTTTTGAACGTCAACTGTGTCGCCTTCTTTATAAAGAAGTTCAACAATGACTCCTTCGTATGGAGAAGGAATTTCTGACTCTACTTTATCCGTAGAGATTTCAAGTAGTGTTTCGTCTACAGCGATTTTATCGCCGACATTTTTGTGCCACTTAGTGATGGTACCAGTAGTGATTGACTCTCCCATTTGCGGCATTACGATTTCGTGTCTCATATGATTCTCCTAAGTATCCTAAAAAAATTCTATTAAAAGTTGAGTGCTCTTTTCTTCGAGGCCAGTACCGCTTCACCTAACCACTCACCAAGTGTCGGGTGCGGGTGAATTGTCGCGAAGATCTCTTCATCAATTCCTTCCATAGTTTTGAAAAGAACATACTCATGAATAAGTTCAGTCGCGTTTGTTCCAACGATGTGGGCTCCCAGCATTTCGCCGTGTTTTCCCATAAGCGTTTTTACAAATCCTGTATTTTCATTTGAAGCTACGGCCTTACCGTTAGCTGTAAATGGAAGCTTTCCTACGTTATACTCGATTCCTTTTGCCTTAAGTTCTCTTTCTGTATATCCAACAGAAGCTACTTGTGGCTGACAGTATGTACATCCAGCGATGTTCATTTTGTCGATAGCGTGTGGGTGCGCGCCTGCTAAGTGCTCAGCTGCCGTTACACCTTCGTGAGAAGCTGCGTGCGCAAGAAGAGGAGGTCCAGAAACGTCACCGATAGCGTAGATGTTTGGAACGTTTGTCTGGTACATATCGTTTACTGAAATGAATCCGCGGTCAGTTTTGATACCAACAGCTTCTAATCCGATGTTGTCGATGTTTCCAGTCATACCAACAGCAATTAGACCCATTTCGAATTTGTGCTCAACTTCTTTTCCGTTTACTTTTTCAAAGATTGAAACGTCTTTACCGTTATTCACAGCACGCACGCCTTCGATTCCAAGAGAAAGTTTAATTCCGTATTTTTTGTAAGCTCTTTCTACTTCAACTGATGAATCATCATCTTCGATTGGAAGTAAGTGTTTTTGAAGTTCGAAAATATGAACGTCTACACCAAACGCATTCCAGAAGTAAGCAAACTCAACACCGATAGCTCCGGCACCAATGATCCCGATAGACTTTGGAAGAGTTTCCATTTTTACCGCTTCCCATGCTCCAATCAGGCGCTTTCCATCGTGCTCAAGACCAGGGAATGATCTGTAGTGAGCACCAGTTGCCACGATTAGGTTAGTGAAGTTGATTGTTTCAACAGCTGTCGCTGTTTTTACTTCAAGTGAATTTTTAGTTTTGATTTTACCGAAACCAGTGATGACTTCGATTTTATTTTTCTTCATCAAAAAGGCGATCCCTTTTGACATCTGATCAGCAATTCCCGAAGCGCGCTTTACTGCGACTGCTCCATCAAGACCCTTTAGTTCGACATTGATCCCCAAAGACTTCATATCGGCGATTTCATGAACTGAGTGGGCAGACTTTAAAACGGCCTTAGTTGGGATACACCCACGGTTAAGACACACGCCCCCTAATTTATCCATTTCTACGATTGCGACTTTCTTTCCTAACTGGCTTGCTCTAATTGCAGCTACATAACCACCTGGGCCTGACCCAAGTACAACAACATCAAAGTTTTTCATTCATTGAATCCTTAAATTTTTTAGTTTAAAGTACGCCTAAATTTGTAAAGACAATGGCATCTATTGTCAATGAAAGGGCCGTCATTTAAGTGATAAAAACGCAAAGCGCAAACGATCTCAATTTAACCGCGGCCGAGAAGGCACGCGTGCTGGAATTTTTCCCTCAGGGAATCATTGCTATCGACCTTGAAACAACGGGGCTTTCCCCTCTTGTTGATCGCATTATTGAAATTGCGGCCATGAAAATAACCCCCGAAGAAACGACGGTTTTTCAGACGCTGATTAACCCACAAATTCCCATTCCCCCGCACACCACTGCGATTCACAATATCACTGACGAAATGGTGAAAGACTCGCCCATTCTGCAAGCTGTTTTACATGAACTAAAACACTTTATGGCAGACCTTCCGGTAGTCGCCCACAACGCCAAATTCGATATGGGTTTTGTGGTGATGGGCATGCAGAAATCCAACTTAGAACTCTCAAGCAATGATGTTTACTGCTCTTGTAAATTAGCGCGCCATACGCACATGGAACTG contains:
- the lpdA gene encoding dihydrolipoyl dehydrogenase; amino-acid sequence: MKNFDVVVLGSGPGGYVAAIRASQLGKKVAIVEMDKLGGVCLNRGCIPTKAVLKSAHSVHEIADMKSLGINVELKGLDGAVAVKRASGIADQMSKGIAFLMKKNKIEVITGFGKIKTKNSLEVKTATAVETINFTNLIVATGAHYRSFPGLEHDGKRLIGAWEAVKMETLPKSIGIIGAGAIGVEFAYFWNAFGVDVHIFELQKHLLPIEDDDSSVEVERAYKKYGIKLSLGIEGVRAVNNGKDVSIFEKVNGKEVEHKFEMGLIAVGMTGNIDNIGLEAVGIKTDRGFISVNDMYQTNVPNIYAIGDVSGPPLLAHAASHEGVTAAEHLAGAHPHAIDKMNIAGCTYCQPQVASVGYTERELKAKGIEYNVGKLPFTANGKAVASNENTGFVKTLMGKHGEMLGAHIVGTNATELIHEYVLFKTMEGIDEEIFATIHPHPTLGEWLGEAVLASKKRALNF
- a CDS encoding 3'-5' exonuclease: MIKTQSANDLNLTAAEKARVLEFFPQGIIAIDLETTGLSPLVDRIIEIAAMKITPEETTVFQTLINPQIPIPPHTTAIHNITDEMVKDSPILQAVLHELKHFMADLPVVAHNAKFDMGFVVMGMQKSNLELSSNDVYCSCKLARHTHMELPNHKLATLVKELDIPLLNHHRATDDAFAALKVFLHSLDRVRTPLSPMLKRHGHLFTLSEFEKLDIEELPEKFKILEKLVKEAAVVEILYSGGNHKNEWRPVKLTSLLNSPEGNILYARCLWSDMQKSFKLKKLTDLRSPGAEDIAKWLKK